One stretch of Candidatus Leptovillus gracilis DNA includes these proteins:
- a CDS encoding NUDIX domain-containing protein, whose amino-acid sequence MTDNRTGCSQPPPAHFLGGVGALVWDGATGRYLLLRRAMTKDFAAGMWECVTGRVDQGEGFEAAVRREVQEEVGLDVTLEYLLGTTHFYRGTAVPANELLGVVYLCTVRGDQAIRLSHEHDAYRWVTAVEATTLLSADDPSTTWASRLIERAEGIRPFLSDNLRQFNRDHGFELG is encoded by the coding sequence ATGACGGATAACAGGACAGGCTGTTCCCAACCACCGCCCGCCCACTTCCTGGGTGGGGTGGGGGCGTTGGTGTGGGATGGGGCGACGGGGCGCTATTTGCTGCTGCGCCGGGCGATGACGAAGGATTTTGCCGCCGGGATGTGGGAATGTGTCACCGGGCGGGTGGACCAGGGGGAGGGTTTTGAGGCGGCGGTACGGCGCGAGGTACAGGAAGAGGTTGGTCTGGACGTGACCCTGGAATATCTCTTGGGCACGACGCATTTTTACCGGGGAACGGCCGTACCTGCCAACGAACTGCTCGGTGTGGTTTATCTGTGTACGGTGCGCGGCGACCAGGCCATCCGCCTGAGCCATGAACACGATGCCTACCGCTGGGTAACGGCAGTTGAAGCCACCACCTTGCTCTCGGCCGACGATCCCAGCACCACCTGGGCCAGCCGGTTGATTGAGCGGGCGGAGGGGATACGGCCGTTTCTGTCCGATAATTTACGCCAATTCAACCGCGACCACGGCTTTGAACTGGGTTAA
- a CDS encoding transporter translates to MSARPGNQNRDPCLESNGLLLLFLVAALGYWLGQVNFWGNRLGVAAVLFVGLAFGALDRNLNIPDAYLNLGLVLFVYTIGLSNGPGFFAKFRREGLREVLFIIGSLLLPALLLLPIGLALQFSPASLAGMFTGQSNNTPALASALDYLRVNLPQPDAALAEAVVGFSVVYPMGVLGRMLVLALTMRWWRVDFAAEAYSLRKMYPVAQELGYRTIVVTETAVTQTPLRQLQRQHDWDVLFGRLYRADEVLLIGGDTIFRPGDQIVIAGTVAAMDQVEADFGVEAEENLVHEHAVYESRRLFVSNPAIVGKPIASLNLKETHGALVSHLRRGDVEMLAGGSSVLELGDRIRVLAPHEEIPALVEMFGDSYATLSHVNLLTIGLGITLGLLLGLIPIPLPGGGSFQMGLAGGPLVVALILGALRRTGSIIWTMPYSANLTLRQFGLILLLAAIGVRSGYALLQAFLGGEGWLIFAVGTALIITTTFVSLVVGYKLLKIPYSLLAGMMAPQPAVLDYAQEQTGNTLPAVGFTLMFPLAIIINVTVAQIMLLILQNSW, encoded by the coding sequence ATGTCAGCAAGACCAGGTAACCAGAACCGCGATCCCTGTTTGGAAAGCAACGGGCTACTGCTGCTGTTTCTGGTGGCCGCATTGGGCTATTGGTTGGGGCAGGTAAACTTTTGGGGCAATCGGTTGGGGGTAGCGGCCGTGTTGTTTGTGGGCCTGGCTTTCGGCGCGTTGGACCGCAATCTGAACATCCCTGACGCTTACCTGAATTTAGGGTTGGTGCTGTTTGTTTACACCATTGGCCTGAGCAATGGACCGGGCTTTTTTGCCAAGTTCCGACGCGAGGGGCTGCGCGAGGTGCTGTTTATTATTGGCAGTCTGCTGCTGCCGGCGCTGCTGCTGCTTCCCATTGGGCTGGCGCTGCAATTTAGCCCGGCCAGCCTGGCGGGCATGTTCACCGGCCAGTCGAACAACACACCGGCGTTAGCCAGTGCGCTGGATTATCTACGGGTGAATCTGCCACAGCCAGACGCGGCGCTGGCCGAGGCGGTGGTCGGCTTTTCGGTGGTTTATCCCATGGGCGTGTTGGGACGGATGTTGGTGCTCGCCCTGACGATGCGGTGGTGGCGGGTAGATTTTGCCGCCGAGGCGTACAGCTTGCGCAAAATGTACCCGGTGGCCCAAGAACTGGGCTATCGCACGATTGTGGTGACGGAAACGGCCGTTACCCAAACCCCTCTCCGCCAACTGCAACGCCAACACGACTGGGATGTGCTTTTTGGCCGTCTCTACCGCGCCGATGAAGTTCTGCTCATCGGCGGCGACACAATCTTTCGCCCCGGCGACCAGATCGTCATCGCCGGGACTGTGGCCGCGATGGACCAGGTAGAAGCAGATTTTGGCGTGGAAGCCGAGGAGAACCTGGTCCACGAACACGCCGTTTATGAAAGCCGCCGCCTGTTTGTCTCCAATCCGGCCATTGTCGGCAAACCCATCGCCAGCCTGAACCTGAAGGAAACTCACGGCGCGTTGGTCTCCCACCTGCGGCGCGGCGACGTGGAGATGCTGGCCGGGGGCAGCAGTGTGTTGGAATTAGGCGACCGCATTCGCGTGCTGGCCCCCCACGAAGAAATTCCGGCGCTGGTCGAGATGTTTGGCGATTCTTACGCCACCTTGAGCCATGTCAACCTGCTGACAATTGGTCTGGGCATTACCCTGGGGCTGCTGTTAGGGCTGATTCCGATTCCGCTGCCCGGCGGCGGCAGTTTCCAGATGGGGCTGGCCGGTGGGCCGCTGGTGGTGGCGCTGATTTTGGGGGCGCTGCGGCGCACTGGGTCCATCATTTGGACCATGCCTTACAGCGCCAATCTGACGCTGCGCCAGTTTGGCCTGATTTTGCTGCTGGCGGCCATCGGCGTACGCTCTGGGTACGCCCTGCTGCAAGCCTTCCTGGGCGGCGAAGGCTGGCTGATCTTTGCCGTTGGCACGGCGCTGATCATCACAACCACGTTTGTTTCGCTGGTGGTCGGTTACAAGCTGCTAAAAATCCCTTACAGCCTGCTGGCGGGCATGATGGCTCCGCAGCCGGCCGTGCTGGACTATGCCCAAGAGCAAACGGGCAATACGCTGCCGGCCGTTGGCTTTACGCTGATGTTCCCCCTGGCAATTATCATCAACGTCACGGTCGCGCAAATTATGCTGCTGATCTTACAGAATTCATGGTAG